One genomic region from Armatimonadota bacterium encodes:
- the dnaB gene encoding replicative DNA helicase, whose product MDNLSLLSKAPPQNLEAEQSTLGSMMIDRGALEKAIDILKPEDFYREAHQIIFEALVSLAIQNEPVDIVTVQEELRSKGKLEAVGGTEYLMALIDSVPTAANIEYYARIVEDKAILRRLIDACMQIISWTNESGEDIDSLVDDAERLLFTVSQRRMGRFFVPLKELAHQAFERIENQYKEKALVSGLPTGFRDLDIITSGLQAGDLIIVAGRPSMGKTAFCLDIARHVAIHEKKPVAIFSLEMSKEQLTLRLICSQSRVDSHRLRTGYIQANEWPKLAEGVGMLYNAPIFIDDSTDMTPLQMRTKCRRLKAEHGLSLVIIDYLQLMQAHRRGDNRNQEIAEIARMLKSLARELDVPVVALSQLSRAVEQRQDKRPILSDLRESGSIEAEADLVAFLYRPDYYKHTSAIESVDDIDDGANPMVQSGETLVHKTEIIVAKQRNGPTGTIHLAFLPKFASFEDLEEERTEI is encoded by the coding sequence ATGGATAATCTCTCATTACTTAGCAAGGCTCCTCCACAAAATCTTGAGGCTGAGCAGTCAACTCTAGGCTCAATGATGATTGACCGCGGGGCTCTTGAAAAGGCAATAGATATACTCAAACCAGAAGACTTTTATCGTGAAGCCCACCAAATCATCTTTGAAGCATTGGTATCCCTTGCAATCCAAAACGAACCGGTAGATATAGTTACGGTCCAAGAAGAACTCCGAAGCAAAGGAAAGCTTGAAGCAGTTGGCGGTACAGAATATCTAATGGCACTCATAGACAGCGTGCCAACAGCAGCAAACATCGAGTACTATGCCAGAATCGTCGAGGACAAGGCGATTCTCCGCCGTCTAATAGATGCTTGCATGCAGATAATCAGCTGGACTAACGAATCTGGGGAAGATATAGACTCACTAGTAGATGACGCAGAAAGATTGCTTTTTACAGTATCTCAGCGGCGAATGGGACGCTTCTTTGTACCACTTAAGGAGCTTGCGCATCAAGCATTCGAGCGAATTGAAAACCAGTATAAAGAGAAGGCGCTGGTATCAGGGTTGCCTACTGGATTTCGAGACCTCGATATAATAACCTCGGGCCTCCAAGCTGGCGACCTTATCATAGTGGCAGGCAGGCCATCAATGGGGAAAACTGCTTTTTGCCTTGATATCGCAAGGCACGTCGCCATCCATGAAAAGAAACCCGTTGCAATATTCAGCCTTGAAATGTCAAAAGAACAGCTCACCCTCAGGCTAATCTGCTCACAATCAAGAGTAGACTCCCATCGTTTGCGAACTGGCTATATCCAAGCAAACGAATGGCCAAAGCTCGCCGAGGGAGTCGGGATGCTTTATAACGCACCAATCTTTATAGACGACAGCACAGATATGACACCGCTTCAGATGCGCACCAAATGTCGCAGACTCAAGGCAGAGCATGGACTTTCACTTGTAATCATTGACTACCTACAGCTCATGCAGGCGCATAGACGAGGAGATAACCGAAACCAAGAGATTGCAGAGATTGCCAGAATGCTCAAAAGTCTCGCACGAGAGCTAGACGTCCCGGTAGTCGCTCTATCTCAGCTGAGCCGTGCGGTCGAACAAAGGCAAGATAAACGGCCAATTCTTTCAGACCTACGTGAAAGCGGTTCGATTGAAGCAGAAGCCGACTTAGTTGCTTTCCTCTACCGGCCCGACTACTACAAACACACATCGGCAATTGAATCGGTGGACGACATAGATGATGGCGCAAACCCAATGGTTCAATCAGGTGAAACATTAGTGCATAAAACAGAAATTATAGTTGCAAAACAGCGAAATGGCCCAACGGGTACTATCCACCTTGCATTCCTGCCAAAATTTGCAAGCTTTGAAGACTTGGAGGAGGAAAGAACAGAGATCTAA
- the purF gene encoding amidophosphoribosyltransferase, with protein MHQNFDRPHEECGVFGVYAEGEDVARLTYFGLFGLQHRGQESAGIAVSNGSVIRVHKDMGLVNQIFTESILAELRGHIAIGHNRYSTTGSSIVQNAQPIVCESKFGTIAIGHNGNLINAAELRLELEADGETFASTSDTEIIAKLIARSDASSIEDAITETMHKISGAYSLVVLTRDKLLGVRDPYGIRPLCIGRFNHQNYILSSETCALSLVGAKFVSEIEPGEIAIIDKSGLHEVQAIPTRKHALCVFEFIYFARPDSMMYHKTLHLVRQRMGHELAQEHPAPDAQVVIPIPDTGTPAAIGYAAASRIQYGEGVIKNRYIHRTFIEPNQRMRDLGVRMKFNPVKETLAGKRVVMVEDSIVRATTTRPTVKMLRDAGAIAVHVRISSPPIKYPCFYGIDMAKQSELIAANMSVEEIRQHIGADSLGYLSIKGLVQAIGLRRDKFCLACFDGKYPIEIPHHIKVSKFAFEPEEEKKREHEIFAGRSAR; from the coding sequence ATGCACCAAAATTTTGACCGTCCACACGAAGAATGCGGCGTATTTGGCGTCTATGCTGAAGGTGAAGACGTTGCAAGGCTAACGTACTTCGGCCTATTTGGCCTACAGCACCGCGGCCAAGAAAGCGCTGGAATTGCAGTCTCGAATGGCTCAGTCATTCGTGTTCACAAAGATATGGGCCTTGTGAACCAAATTTTTACCGAATCAATCCTTGCAGAACTGCGTGGTCACATTGCTATTGGCCACAATCGATATTCTACTACTGGGTCATCCATCGTACAAAATGCTCAGCCTATAGTTTGCGAATCAAAGTTCGGAACAATCGCAATTGGGCACAATGGAAATTTAATCAACGCTGCTGAACTCCGCTTAGAACTTGAAGCCGATGGCGAAACTTTCGCTTCAACAAGCGACACCGAAATAATCGCCAAGCTAATCGCCCGGAGTGATGCGTCCTCAATCGAAGACGCAATCACCGAAACCATGCATAAGATTAGTGGTGCATACTCACTAGTTGTTCTCACGCGTGATAAACTGTTGGGTGTTCGGGACCCATACGGGATACGCCCACTCTGTATTGGAAGATTCAACCACCAGAATTACATCCTTTCATCCGAAACATGTGCCTTAAGCCTTGTGGGAGCAAAGTTTGTCAGCGAAATTGAACCCGGAGAGATAGCAATTATCGACAAGTCGGGTTTGCATGAAGTTCAAGCTATACCAACGCGCAAACACGCCCTATGCGTGTTTGAATTTATTTACTTTGCCAGACCGGATAGCATGATGTACCACAAGACACTGCATCTTGTACGCCAGAGGATGGGCCACGAGCTTGCCCAAGAGCACCCTGCACCTGATGCTCAAGTAGTTATCCCAATTCCCGATACCGGCACACCTGCAGCAATTGGATATGCAGCAGCATCGCGAATTCAATATGGCGAGGGCGTAATCAAGAATCGGTACATTCATCGAACGTTTATTGAACCCAATCAAAGGATGCGCGACCTAGGCGTGCGAATGAAATTCAACCCTGTAAAAGAAACATTAGCGGGCAAGAGAGTGGTAATGGTTGAAGACAGCATTGTTCGAGCAACAACCACAAGGCCAACTGTCAAGATGCTTCGTGACGCTGGAGCAATAGCGGTTCACGTTCGAATTAGCTCACCGCCGATTAAATACCCATGTTTTTATGGAATCGATATGGCAAAACAATCCGAATTAATCGCAGCAAACATGTCAGTTGAAGAGATTCGCCAGCATATCGGTGCAGATAGCCTAGGTTACTTGAGCATCAAAGGGCTTGTTCAAGCAATCGGGCTTCGGCGTGATAAGTTCTGCCTAGCCTGCTTTGATGGCAAATATCCAATCGAAATTCCTCATCATATCAAGGTCTCCAAGTTTGCGTTCGAACCAGAAGAGGAAAAGAAGCGCGAGCATGAGATATTCGCAGGAAGGAGCGCGCGATGA
- the purB gene encoding adenylosuccinate lyase, with protein MIDRYSLPKMKAIWELENKYQKWLEVEIAVAEALAEYGYIPKDAPSKIKAKARFTVERCLEIEETTQHDVMAFVKCVAENIGEEGKYVHYGITSYDVVDTALALLMRESADLILEDLKRLAEVVRARAREHKYTLMIGRTHGIHAEPITFGFKLAGWYAQILRDIERMSNAREAISYGKISGAVGIYANTDPRVEQYVCNVLGLKPAEHSTQIIARDRHAQFQTTLAIIAGSLENFATELRNLQRTEILEVQEYFAKGQKGSSAMPHKRNPRLSEQVAGLARVVRSNTFPALENIVTWHERDLTNSSVERIIIPDNCILIDYLLNTFTRVVERLVIYPENMMRNLEKMGGLVFSERIMLKLIEKGLSREDAYVIVQENSAKAWEGENFKEALESDPRVTAFLSRDELEEIFDYHHHVRNVDVIFERLGI; from the coding sequence ATGATAGACAGATATTCCCTCCCAAAAATGAAGGCCATTTGGGAACTAGAAAACAAGTACCAAAAATGGCTTGAAGTTGAGATCGCTGTGGCCGAAGCGTTAGCCGAATATGGCTATATTCCCAAGGATGCACCTTCAAAGATCAAAGCCAAGGCACGCTTTACAGTTGAGCGGTGTCTTGAAATCGAAGAAACTACTCAGCATGATGTAATGGCTTTCGTCAAATGTGTTGCGGAGAATATAGGCGAAGAAGGCAAGTACGTTCACTACGGAATTACCTCGTACGATGTTGTTGACACAGCTTTGGCTCTCCTCATGCGCGAGTCGGCAGATTTGATTCTTGAAGACCTCAAAAGGCTGGCGGAGGTCGTGCGAGCCAGGGCACGCGAACATAAGTACACACTCATGATTGGCAGAACGCACGGTATACATGCTGAGCCAATTACATTTGGTTTTAAGCTCGCTGGTTGGTATGCTCAAATCCTTCGAGACATCGAACGCATGTCGAATGCTCGCGAAGCGATAAGCTACGGGAAGATATCTGGAGCTGTCGGTATTTATGCAAATACCGACCCACGAGTTGAACAATATGTTTGCAACGTTCTGGGATTGAAACCTGCCGAACATTCTACTCAAATCATTGCCCGCGACCGCCATGCCCAATTTCAAACAACGCTTGCCATCATCGCCGGGTCACTAGAAAACTTTGCAACTGAGCTCAGGAACCTTCAGCGCACCGAGATTTTGGAGGTCCAGGAATACTTCGCCAAGGGCCAGAAAGGGTCGTCAGCGATGCCACACAAGCGCAACCCAAGGCTTTCAGAGCAAGTTGCCGGCTTAGCCAGAGTAGTTCGCTCGAACACCTTTCCAGCACTAGAGAATATCGTTACATGGCATGAGCGCGACCTAACCAACTCTTCGGTTGAGAGAATCATCATTCCAGATAATTGCATATTAATTGATTACCTGCTTAACACATTTACCCGCGTTGTAGAGCGGTTAGTGATTTATCCTGAAAACATGATGCGCAACTTAGAAAAAATGGGCGGCCTTGTGTTCTCCGAGCGAATAATGTTAAAGCTCATAGAGAAGGGTCTCTCACGCGAAGACGCATATGTCATAGTGCAGGAAAACTCTGCGAAGGCATGGGAAGGTGAAAACTTTAAAGAAGCGCTTGAATCAGACCCACGAGTTACGGCTTTCTTAAGCAGGGACGAACTTGAGGAAATTTTTGACTACCACCACCACGTGCGCAACGTGGATGTTATATTCGAGAGATTGGGAATTTAA
- a CDS encoding heparinase II/III family protein: MVDKLCAESDIPGKTSRSLTSEAEIRQIRENIAKYQKAREIASQILKAADEWVALSDRYVWEMIPPSDIPRAFNSSFEGCPVHGKEYFKFGNYSWKMDPFNKPWKLVCPVGGEEYPSNDFWAYYKTKDRNLLTGDYPDDGWGWRKPGDKYKHWFVGYYCHWLWYKYIIPAVQNLSFAYQITGDAKYARKAILMLDRIAELYPSMDHNKQSRYATEFNPKYQGKILNSIWETGVVSQLAIAYDNVFDILAAEGQFVVNDSDSPLIGKTNAKIRQNIERNLLREAVQAVFAGKIQGNYGMHQRTLLILALVLQDEKLKQRVADYIMNNNDGRLAHEGYSYALDNFILREGIAFESAPGYCLGWCSNLHWVAEYLDRLGVNIYSHSKLKRMFAAYNELKVLSMFTPAIGDSGNVSSGAIEMPTQIARKGLQLFGSPEFARSLLERGVFGEKSFGSYFDLRYPPLEENELRKIAEKAGERHSGSRNLGGYGLAILEAGKKKEGVGAAIYYGPACAGHAHFDRLFMEVYGYGKKLIPDFGYPQFAAESKDPPAWERNTLSHYTVTVDASRQATQKKGILNKFAVTPEIRMSDISAPDAYPHLDEYRRVTLLIGNEDENPYFVDFFIVKGGKLHDYSIHGFTYSMATEGIELSVPQVKGTLAGENVPYGFLYDDLELEGPEKTRSYHSYKGSGYSYLYNVQRGVPSRTWSATWADNEVGIRAIFPLQNVAEVVVADGNPPKRPGSPESLKYVLIRNSGNECLHSRFICVLQPFKAQQKLPKPLEVRRINTEGGDVIRVKSEHGVDYVYLAEDPLKEVKVGGLLVSGSCVVLRMDAQHKLKSIFIAGGGKIRQGLLSVETGPSQRGRVLSVDFIKNEITIEAALEANSLIGKTILFGRSNYNIEYAHRKAKKLILGFGEYSPRTGKVVIDSFDEKGGFFTTRNLLYFSASGCYKDSWLVNEDFSSWPRVADVEGGKVILKDAASLKSGFMDKNGDGRITAYFYDVAPGQEYEIPALCFIGRNTNGWCVDSNTPVRAELPDGSKLYQ; this comes from the coding sequence ATGGTTGATAAATTATGCGCAGAATCAGATATTCCAGGTAAGACTAGTCGGTCGCTAACCTCGGAAGCAGAAATTCGACAAATTCGTGAAAACATAGCGAAATACCAAAAAGCTAGGGAAATTGCAAGCCAAATTTTAAAGGCAGCTGACGAATGGGTTGCATTGTCAGACCGCTATGTTTGGGAGATGATTCCACCTTCCGATATTCCACGTGCTTTCAACTCTTCTTTTGAAGGATGCCCTGTCCATGGAAAAGAGTATTTCAAATTTGGCAACTACTCTTGGAAAATGGATCCATTTAACAAACCTTGGAAGCTTGTTTGTCCTGTCGGTGGTGAGGAGTATCCATCAAATGATTTTTGGGCTTATTACAAAACAAAAGATAGGAATTTGCTTACCGGAGATTACCCGGATGATGGTTGGGGCTGGCGAAAACCAGGCGATAAATATAAACATTGGTTTGTAGGCTATTACTGCCATTGGCTCTGGTATAAATATATAATTCCCGCGGTTCAGAACCTTAGTTTTGCTTATCAAATAACTGGCGATGCAAAGTATGCTCGCAAAGCAATCTTAATGCTTGACAGGATTGCTGAACTCTACCCTTCTATGGACCATAACAAGCAGTCCAGGTATGCTACGGAGTTTAACCCTAAATACCAAGGAAAAATTCTTAATAGCATATGGGAGACTGGGGTTGTGTCGCAGCTAGCTATAGCCTATGACAATGTTTTCGATATCCTTGCTGCTGAAGGGCAATTTGTTGTTAACGATTCCGATTCCCCACTAATCGGAAAAACCAACGCTAAAATTCGTCAGAATATCGAAAGAAACCTACTCAGAGAGGCAGTCCAAGCTGTATTTGCTGGTAAGATTCAGGGTAATTATGGAATGCACCAGCGCACCCTCCTTATTCTAGCACTTGTACTTCAGGATGAAAAACTAAAACAGCGTGTGGCTGATTACATCATGAACAACAATGACGGTCGTTTGGCTCACGAAGGGTACAGCTATGCGCTGGATAATTTCATACTTCGTGAAGGGATAGCATTCGAATCAGCCCCAGGTTACTGTCTAGGTTGGTGCAGTAATTTGCATTGGGTGGCGGAGTATTTGGATAGGCTTGGTGTGAATATCTATTCCCATTCCAAACTCAAGCGTATGTTTGCCGCCTACAACGAACTCAAGGTACTTAGTATGTTTACGCCGGCAATTGGTGATTCGGGCAACGTCAGTTCTGGCGCTATCGAGATGCCTACACAAATAGCTAGGAAAGGATTACAGCTTTTTGGCAGTCCAGAGTTCGCTCGAAGTCTTCTGGAAAGAGGAGTTTTCGGAGAAAAGTCATTCGGGAGCTACTTTGACCTGCGATATCCTCCTTTGGAAGAGAACGAGCTAAGAAAAATTGCTGAGAAAGCAGGAGAGAGGCATTCTGGCAGTCGGAATCTAGGCGGATATGGCCTTGCAATATTAGAGGCGGGCAAGAAAAAAGAGGGTGTGGGTGCGGCAATATATTACGGTCCTGCATGCGCCGGTCACGCTCATTTTGACAGACTGTTTATGGAAGTTTACGGCTATGGGAAAAAGCTAATTCCAGACTTTGGCTATCCACAATTCGCCGCAGAATCAAAGGACCCACCTGCTTGGGAGCGAAATACCCTCAGCCACTACACTGTGACTGTTGACGCATCCCGCCAAGCAACTCAAAAGAAAGGGATTTTAAACAAATTTGCTGTTACGCCCGAAATTCGCATGAGCGATATTTCTGCACCTGATGCTTACCCGCATTTGGACGAATACCGCCGCGTAACACTTTTAATTGGGAATGAAGATGAAAATCCATATTTCGTTGATTTCTTTATCGTCAAGGGAGGAAAGTTGCATGATTACAGCATTCATGGCTTTACATACTCAATGGCAACTGAAGGCATAGAGCTTTCCGTTCCACAAGTTAAGGGTACACTTGCAGGAGAAAATGTACCTTATGGATTTCTTTATGACGATTTGGAATTGGAAGGGCCAGAGAAAACCAGGTCCTACCATTCTTATAAAGGCAGCGGCTATTCCTACCTATATAATGTCCAGCGAGGAGTCCCATCGCGTACATGGTCGGCGACGTGGGCTGATAATGAAGTTGGTATTCGGGCTATTTTTCCGTTGCAAAACGTTGCTGAAGTCGTTGTGGCTGATGGCAATCCTCCAAAACGACCAGGTAGTCCGGAGTCGCTCAAATATGTTCTTATTCGGAACTCAGGTAATGAGTGCCTTCATAGTCGCTTTATTTGTGTGCTTCAGCCATTCAAAGCACAACAAAAGCTCCCCAAACCGCTTGAAGTGCGCCGGATTAATACTGAAGGAGGCGACGTCATAAGAGTAAAAAGCGAGCATGGTGTTGATTATGTTTACCTTGCGGAGGATCCTTTAAAAGAAGTCAAGGTTGGTGGGCTTTTAGTTAGCGGTTCATGTGTTGTGCTTAGAATGGATGCTCAGCATAAGCTAAAGTCAATTTTTATAGCAGGCGGCGGCAAAATTCGTCAAGGTTTGCTCTCCGTTGAAACCGGTCCGTCGCAGAGGGGTCGTGTCTTGTCGGTTGATTTTATAAAGAACGAGATTACTATTGAGGCTGCTTTGGAGGCTAACAGTCTTATTGGTAAAACAATCCTTTTTGGACGCTCGAATTATAACATTGAGTACGCACATAGGAAAGCTAAAAAGTTGATACTTGGGTTTGGCGAGTATAGTCCTCGGACTGGCAAAGTTGTGATAGATTCGTTTGATGAGAAAGGCGGATTTTTTACAACGAGGAATCTCTTATACTTTTCGGCTTCGGGGTGCTATAAGGATTCTTGGCTTGTTAATGAGGATTTCTCTTCATGGCCTCGCGTTGCGGACGTTGAAGGTGGAAAGGTAATTCTCAAGGATGCGGCCAGTCTCAAGTCGGGGTTTATGGATAAGAACGGCGATGGAAGAATAACAGCTTATTTTTATGATGTTGCCCCAGGTCAGGAATATGAAATACCGGCGCTATGTTTTATTGGACGCAACACGAATGGCTGGTGTGTTGATTCCAACACCCCGGTGAGGGCTGAACTGCCAGATGGTTCAAAGCTTTACCAATGA
- the purD gene encoding phosphoribosylamine--glycine ligase translates to MRVLIVGSGGREHALAWKVAQSPLVTKLYCAPGNAGMAMLGECFNIRATDIQGLLGFAKEKKIDLAIIGPESPLIAGIADVFRGEGIPTFGPSKTAATIEGSKVFTKDLLSKYGIPTGEYRTFSSSKEAKAFIDQISKGQEELPIVIKADGEAAGKGVFVCDTKTQAIKAIETIMDEKAFGASGDKIVIEERLEGQEASLMVITNGEDIIALPPAQDYKRINDNDQGPNTGGMGCYSPVPVVTPEIYNEVLETAIRPTIKAMKAEGRLYMGLLYAGIILTKNGPKILEFNARFGDPETQVVLPLLENDLIEVIQASLAGSLDSLELKCYNGCAVCVVIASEGYPGNYETGKPIFGLEAASKMENVIIFHAGTKLQNGKVVTSGGRVLGITALGKTFKDAVERAYSAVEKIYFDGMHYRKDIGARAITNNKI, encoded by the coding sequence ATGAGAGTACTAATCGTTGGCTCAGGAGGCAGAGAACATGCTCTGGCATGGAAAGTAGCCCAAAGCCCTTTGGTTACAAAACTTTATTGTGCCCCTGGAAATGCGGGCATGGCTATGTTGGGAGAATGCTTTAACATAAGGGCCACTGACATTCAAGGTTTGCTGGGATTTGCTAAAGAAAAGAAAATTGACCTTGCCATAATTGGGCCTGAATCACCTCTTATCGCCGGAATAGCTGATGTCTTCCGTGGGGAAGGAATTCCAACTTTCGGCCCAAGCAAAACTGCCGCAACCATTGAGGGAAGCAAAGTTTTTACAAAAGATCTTCTTTCCAAGTATGGCATTCCCACTGGAGAATACCGCACTTTCTCTAGCTCTAAAGAAGCTAAAGCATTCATAGACCAAATTTCCAAAGGACAAGAAGAGCTTCCAATTGTCATAAAAGCAGATGGAGAAGCCGCTGGAAAAGGTGTCTTTGTATGCGACACGAAGACACAGGCAATCAAAGCAATAGAAACTATTATGGACGAAAAAGCATTTGGTGCGTCCGGCGACAAAATCGTAATAGAAGAGCGCCTTGAAGGTCAGGAAGCCTCTCTTATGGTTATTACAAATGGTGAGGACATCATTGCGCTACCACCAGCCCAGGATTATAAACGTATTAACGATAATGACCAGGGGCCGAACACCGGCGGCATGGGATGCTATTCTCCTGTTCCGGTTGTAACTCCAGAAATCTATAATGAAGTATTAGAAACAGCAATTCGGCCTACAATCAAGGCAATGAAGGCAGAGGGCAGGCTTTATATGGGTTTGCTCTATGCCGGGATAATCCTTACTAAAAATGGACCTAAGATTTTGGAATTTAATGCGCGGTTTGGAGACCCAGAAACTCAAGTAGTCCTGCCGCTTCTAGAAAATGACCTTATAGAAGTAATTCAAGCCTCGCTAGCTGGCTCCCTCGACTCTCTGGAGTTAAAATGCTATAATGGGTGTGCGGTTTGTGTGGTCATCGCATCGGAAGGTTATCCTGGCAACTACGAGACTGGTAAACCAATCTTCGGTCTAGAGGCTGCTAGCAAGATGGAAAATGTGATAATCTTCCATGCAGGGACAAAACTTCAGAATGGAAAAGTCGTTACCAGCGGCGGTCGGGTGCTAGGAATAACTGCTCTCGGCAAAACCTTCAAGGACGCAGTCGAAAGGGCATACTCCGCGGTAGAAAAGATTTACTTTGATGGAATGCACTACCGAAAAGACATTGGTGCTAGAGCAATAACGAACAATAAGATTTGA
- the purN gene encoding phosphoribosylglycinamide formyltransferase: MTNNPKSINIAVMVSGHGRGSNMQAIIDACKEGRITGRVAVVIGVKDDAPAMERARSQGILAVEIKPKAYESDEAYGKAILDVLAEHKIDLLCLAGYMRILPANVVSAYRWRIMNIHPALIPMFCGEGMFGEHVHRAALEYGVKYSGCTVHFVDEEYDTGPIILQKVVPVEEGDTPETLAARVLVQEHKAYPEAIQLFAEGRLSIEGRVVHIRPAQELQNDETIRE, encoded by the coding sequence ATGACAAACAACCCCAAAAGCATCAACATCGCGGTAATGGTTTCTGGTCACGGCCGGGGAAGCAATATGCAGGCAATAATTGATGCCTGCAAGGAAGGCAGAATAACTGGCAGAGTCGCCGTAGTAATCGGTGTAAAAGATGATGCACCTGCCATGGAGCGTGCTAGAAGTCAAGGCATTTTGGCGGTTGAGATTAAACCAAAAGCATATGAAAGCGACGAAGCATATGGCAAAGCCATTCTTGATGTCTTAGCTGAACACAAAATAGACCTCCTCTGCCTTGCCGGCTATATGAGAATACTTCCCGCCAATGTTGTAAGCGCCTACCGCTGGCGGATAATGAACATTCATCCTGCGCTCATCCCGATGTTCTGCGGGGAAGGGATGTTTGGCGAGCACGTTCACCGTGCTGCACTCGAATATGGAGTCAAATACTCCGGTTGCACAGTCCACTTCGTTGATGAGGAATACGATACCGGGCCAATAATACTCCAGAAAGTCGTACCCGTCGAGGAAGGAGACACACCAGAAACGCTGGCAGCGCGAGTGCTAGTCCAGGAACACAAAGCATATCCCGAGGCAATCCAGCTTTTCGCGGAGGGCCGCCTCTCAATTGAAGGCCGTGTCGTGCATATCCGTCCTGCACAAGAACTGCAAAATGATGAAACTATCCGAGAATAG
- the purE gene encoding 5-(carboxyamino)imidazole ribonucleotide mutase: MGSESDLQVMQEAAKILDDLGIEHEVKVISAHRSPRLAIKYAESAEDMGIEVIIAGAGGAAHLPGVLAALTPIPVIGVPIKSASLNGLDSLLSIVQMPSGVPVATVSINGAKNAGILAAQILSVKYPEIREKVKEYKAKLAAEIEAKNIEP; encoded by the coding sequence ATGGGAAGTGAATCCGACCTTCAAGTTATGCAAGAGGCAGCAAAGATATTGGATGACCTCGGCATAGAACACGAGGTCAAAGTTATCTCAGCGCACCGCAGTCCTAGGCTGGCAATCAAATACGCAGAAAGCGCAGAGGACATGGGAATCGAGGTCATAATTGCCGGTGCTGGAGGAGCAGCACACCTTCCCGGGGTGCTCGCCGCACTTACTCCCATTCCTGTGATAGGCGTGCCAATTAAATCAGCAAGCCTTAATGGCTTGGATTCTCTACTTTCGATTGTGCAAATGCCCTCAGGCGTACCGGTTGCAACAGTCTCAATAAATGGTGCAAAAAACGCTGGAATATTGGCAGCCCAGATTCTTTCGGTCAAATACCCAGAGATTAGAGAGAAGGTCAAGGAATACAAGGCAAAGCTTGCCGCCGAAATCGAGGCAAAGAACATCGAACCGTAA
- the purM gene encoding phosphoribosylformylglycinamidine cyclo-ligase, which translates to MKERTTYKAAGVDINAANEAVLRMKEYIRSTFTPGVLTDVGAFGSMYQLDLKDTQQPVLVSSIDSVGTKLKIAFMLKKHDTVGHDIVNHCVNDILVQGARPLFFLDYFGTSQLNPEVVVEVVKGIAEACKNAGCALIGGETAELPGFYLPDEYDLVGCIIGLVDRNKIVDGSKVLPGDVLVGIASSGLHTNGYSLVRHIFFDMAKIRVDQDIPELGTTLGEALLIPHKIYLKPVQVLLSEFDIHGMAHITGGGFYDNIPRALPEDCQAIVYRQAWEAPPIFRLIQEMGNIAEPEMYRTFNMGIGYILIVPREQAMKIVARLKELGENAYAIGEVRKGSREVQVI; encoded by the coding sequence ATGAAGGAAAGAACAACCTATAAAGCCGCAGGAGTGGACATCAATGCCGCTAACGAAGCGGTTCTCCGAATGAAGGAATATATAAGGTCAACCTTTACACCAGGCGTTCTGACTGATGTGGGTGCGTTTGGAAGCATGTACCAACTAGACTTAAAAGACACACAACAGCCTGTGCTTGTTTCTAGCATTGACAGCGTTGGCACTAAACTTAAAATTGCCTTCATGCTAAAAAAACATGATACGGTTGGCCATGATATTGTTAACCACTGCGTTAATGATATCCTTGTCCAAGGTGCGCGCCCTCTATTTTTCCTCGATTACTTTGGCACAAGCCAACTCAACCCCGAAGTAGTTGTCGAAGTCGTAAAAGGCATTGCAGAAGCGTGCAAGAACGCCGGGTGTGCATTGATTGGCGGCGAGACGGCCGAACTCCCCGGATTCTACCTTCCTGACGAATACGACCTAGTGGGCTGTATTATTGGCTTGGTAGATCGAAACAAAATTGTCGATGGCTCAAAAGTACTCCCCGGCGATGTATTGGTCGGAATAGCTTCGAGCGGATTACATACCAACGGATATTCCCTTGTCCGCCACATCTTCTTTGATATGGCAAAAATACGAGTTGACCAAGATATCCCAGAGCTAGGAACAACACTGGGTGAGGCTCTCCTCATTCCTCATAAAATCTATCTAAAACCTGTGCAAGTTTTGCTTTCAGAATTTGATATACACGGGATGGCACATATCACAGGAGGCGGATTCTACGACAATATCCCACGAGCCCTTCCTGAGGACTGCCAGGCCATTGTATATCGGCAGGCATGGGAAGCACCACCGATATTTAGGCTAATTCAGGAAATGGGGAACATTGCCGAACCTGAGATGTATCGCACATTTAACATGGGCATTGGCTACATCCTAATCGTCCCACGCGAACAGGCGATGAAAATTGTTGCCAGACTTAAAGAACTAGGAGAAAATGCGTATGCGATTGGTGAAGTGCGAAAAGGCAGTCGCGAAGTCCAGGTTATCTAA